The following are encoded together in the Microterricola viridarii genome:
- the ddaH gene encoding dimethylargininase, whose amino-acid sequence MPDIATPTAPATATQPATVQRKAIARSVLMCKPEYFTVVYRINPWMDPALPTDTSLAVRQWQTLYDVYISLGFDVQLIDPIEGLPDMVYAANGGMVIDGIAYGASFTHPERQPEGPAYMEWFADNGFEVAVPEEINEGEGDFLLVGDTILAGTGFRSDSRSHQELGRVYNREVITLTLINPSFYHLDTALAVLDSSPGQEHIAYLPSAFDEASLAILAERYPNAIIVNETDAAILGLNSYSDGLNVVIASRAKDFERQLIEHGYNPIGVDLSELLLGGGGVKCCTLELRR is encoded by the coding sequence ATGCCCGATATCGCCACACCGACCGCGCCGGCCACCGCCACGCAGCCCGCCACCGTGCAGCGCAAGGCCATCGCCCGCTCCGTGCTCATGTGCAAGCCGGAGTACTTCACCGTCGTCTACCGGATCAACCCGTGGATGGACCCGGCACTGCCCACCGACACAAGCCTCGCCGTGCGCCAGTGGCAGACCCTTTACGACGTCTACATCAGCCTCGGTTTCGACGTGCAGCTGATCGACCCGATCGAGGGTCTGCCCGACATGGTCTACGCGGCCAACGGCGGCATGGTGATCGACGGCATCGCGTACGGCGCCAGCTTCACCCATCCAGAGCGCCAGCCGGAGGGCCCCGCCTACATGGAGTGGTTCGCCGACAACGGCTTCGAGGTCGCCGTGCCCGAAGAGATCAACGAGGGCGAGGGCGACTTCCTGCTCGTCGGCGACACGATCCTGGCCGGCACCGGGTTCCGCAGCGACTCCCGCTCGCACCAGGAGTTGGGACGTGTCTACAACCGCGAGGTCATCACCCTCACGCTCATCAACCCGAGCTTCTACCACCTCGACACCGCGCTCGCCGTGCTCGACTCGTCACCCGGCCAGGAGCACATCGCCTACCTGCCGAGCGCCTTCGACGAGGCCAGCCTCGCCATCCTGGCCGAGCGCTACCCCAACGCCATCATCGTCAACGAGACGGATGCCGCCATCCTCGGCCTGAACTCGTACAGCGACGGCCTCAACGTCGTGATCGCCAGCCGCGCCAAGGACTTCGAGCGCCAGCTGATCGAACACGGCTACAACCCCATTGGCGTCGACCTCTCCGAGCTGCTGCTCGGCGGCGGCGGCGTCAAGTGCTGCACCCTGGAGCTGCGCCGATGA
- a CDS encoding formylglycine-generating enzyme family protein, translating into MSEAEQAAQGVQGDGEGCGCGCQPPSRGPQSVQLGTLPPVEPVETPEAHAAHRIEQSAVPAQTFQMGDPFRDGKPGDGEHFLHDVTLDAFAIDATSVTNADFAAFVDATGYRTEAETFEFSAVFHLALAAPRNDLLSQAPGTPWWIGVRGADWRHPGGSLSDLDGLAEHPVVHVSWNDAMAYCQWAGRRLPTEAEWECAARGGAHGQRFPWGDELMSPLGHWQCNIWQGDFPRSNTLADGWLTTAPVRSFSPNRYGLWQAVGNVWEWCSDWFDPRAYLTGDNTNPQGPARGGARVLRGGSFLCHDSYCNRYRSAARSSNTADSSMSNAGFRTVALTAS; encoded by the coding sequence ATGAGCGAAGCAGAGCAGGCAGCACAGGGCGTGCAGGGCGACGGCGAGGGCTGCGGATGCGGCTGCCAGCCGCCCAGCCGTGGCCCGCAGTCGGTGCAGCTCGGCACACTTCCGCCGGTTGAGCCTGTCGAAACCCCGGAGGCGCACGCCGCGCACCGGATCGAGCAGTCCGCTGTGCCGGCCCAGACATTCCAGATGGGCGACCCGTTCCGCGACGGCAAGCCCGGCGACGGCGAGCACTTCCTGCACGACGTCACCCTCGATGCCTTCGCGATCGACGCGACATCCGTCACCAACGCCGACTTCGCCGCCTTCGTGGATGCCACCGGCTACCGCACAGAGGCAGAGACCTTCGAGTTCTCGGCCGTGTTCCACCTCGCGCTGGCTGCCCCGCGAAACGACCTGCTCTCGCAGGCGCCGGGCACCCCCTGGTGGATCGGCGTGCGCGGAGCCGACTGGCGGCACCCGGGAGGCAGCCTCTCTGACCTCGACGGCCTCGCCGAGCACCCCGTCGTGCACGTCAGCTGGAACGACGCCATGGCCTACTGCCAGTGGGCCGGCCGCCGCCTGCCGACCGAGGCGGAGTGGGAGTGCGCGGCCCGCGGCGGCGCACACGGCCAGCGCTTCCCGTGGGGCGACGAGCTCATGAGCCCGCTCGGCCACTGGCAGTGCAACATCTGGCAGGGCGACTTCCCCCGCAGCAACACCCTCGCCGACGGCTGGTTGACCACCGCGCCGGTGCGCAGCTTCAGCCCCAACCGCTACGGGCTCTGGCAGGCCGTTGGCAACGTGTGGGAGTGGTGCTCCGACTGGTTCGACCCGCGGGCCTACCTCACTGGCGACAACACCAACCCGCAGGGGCCCGCCCGCGGCGGCGCCCGAGTGCTCCGCGGCGGCTCGTTCCTCTGCCACGACTCGTACTGCAACCGGTACCGCAGCGCGGCCCGCTCCTCGAACACGGCGGACTCGTCGATGTCGAACGCCGGATTCCGCACCGTCGCGCTCACCGCCAGCTGA
- a CDS encoding Gfo/Idh/MocA family protein has translation MAGQGTVGVGFIGTGMISDTYLENLNSFPDIRVVILGDLDEARAAAQAAKHGVALSGSAADVLAHPDVEIVVNLTIPAVHAQVSLQAIAAGKHVWTEKPISIDRASGRELLEKAAAAGLRVGVAPDTVLGPGVQTARRAIARGDIGTPLSAQTVMQYIGPDVFHPDPEFLFATGAGPLFDMGPYYVTTLVHVFGSVARVAAFGSQGRTQRTIATGDRAGTTFPVEVPTHISAIAEFEKGGVSQSVLSFDSPLGKTGYVEITGTEATMLIPDPNTFGGEVLFARAGFGEPEWESIPLTGVLAGRGLGVLDMARAIRSGGAHIATGAVGYHVFDTLASIEDAVNTKQVVDVQSSIDAVPLVAEDWDPFAATLSGVPVG, from the coding sequence ATGGCCGGTCAGGGCACCGTCGGCGTCGGCTTCATCGGCACCGGCATGATCAGCGACACGTACCTGGAGAACCTGAACAGCTTCCCCGACATCCGTGTCGTCATCCTCGGCGACCTCGATGAGGCACGTGCAGCGGCGCAGGCCGCGAAGCACGGTGTGGCCCTGTCTGGCTCGGCCGCCGACGTGCTGGCGCACCCGGACGTCGAGATCGTCGTGAACCTGACGATCCCCGCCGTGCACGCGCAGGTCAGCCTGCAGGCCATCGCGGCCGGCAAGCACGTCTGGACAGAGAAGCCGATCAGCATCGACCGGGCCAGTGGGCGCGAGCTGCTGGAGAAGGCGGCCGCAGCCGGCCTCCGCGTCGGCGTCGCGCCGGACACCGTGCTCGGCCCGGGCGTGCAGACGGCCCGCCGCGCGATCGCCCGCGGCGACATCGGCACCCCGCTGTCGGCGCAGACCGTGATGCAGTACATCGGACCGGATGTGTTCCACCCGGACCCCGAGTTCCTCTTCGCCACCGGTGCCGGCCCGCTCTTCGACATGGGCCCGTACTACGTGACGACCCTGGTGCACGTGTTCGGCTCGGTCGCCCGTGTCGCCGCGTTCGGCTCGCAGGGCCGCACGCAGCGCACGATCGCCACCGGCGACCGCGCGGGCACCACGTTCCCGGTTGAGGTGCCGACGCACATCAGCGCGATCGCCGAGTTCGAGAAGGGCGGCGTCTCGCAGAGCGTGCTCAGCTTTGACTCGCCGCTCGGCAAGACCGGCTACGTCGAGATCACCGGCACCGAGGCGACCATGCTGATCCCCGACCCGAACACGTTCGGCGGCGAGGTGCTGTTCGCCCGCGCCGGGTTCGGCGAGCCCGAGTGGGAGTCGATCCCGCTCACCGGCGTGCTGGCCGGCCGTGGCCTCGGCGTGCTCGACATGGCCCGTGCGATCCGCTCCGGCGGCGCGCACATCGCCACCGGCGCGGTCGGCTACCACGTGTTCGACACGCTCGCCTCGATCGAGGATGCCGTCAACACCAAGCAGGTCGTCGACGTGCAGAGCTCGATCGACGCGGTGCCGCTCGTCGCCGAGGACTGGGATCCGTTCGCCGCGACCCTGTCGGGCGTTCCCGTCGGCTGA
- the rocD gene encoding ornithine--oxo-acid transaminase yields the protein MTNATIPTTPRQAAAIGLEEAHAAHNYHPLPVVVASGDGAWVTDIDGRRYLDCLAAYSAVNFGHSNPVLLEAARVQLGRITLTSRAFHNDQLGPFVTELAALARKDMVLPMNTGAEAVESGIKVARAWGYRVKGVAPDAATIIVMAGNFHGRTTTIVSFSDDEEARADFGPFTPGFRTVPYGDAAALEAAIDETTVAVLLEPIQGEAGIIVPPAGFLPAVREITSRHNVLFIADEIQSGLGRTGATFACDLVDVVPDLYLLGKALGGGIVPVSAVVGNSDILGVLQPGQHGSTFGGNPLAAAVGLAVVRLLASGEMQERASVLGDRLQAGLHGLVGHGVLAVRGAGLWAGIDIDPALASGRVVCEALMERGVLAKDTHGSTIRLAPPIVVTADDLDWAVEQLRAVLEELAG from the coding sequence ATGACAAACGCAACCATCCCGACCACGCCGCGCCAGGCCGCGGCGATCGGCCTCGAAGAGGCGCACGCCGCGCACAACTACCACCCGCTGCCCGTCGTGGTGGCATCCGGCGACGGCGCCTGGGTGACCGACATCGACGGCCGCCGCTACCTGGACTGCCTCGCCGCCTACTCGGCCGTCAACTTCGGCCACTCGAACCCGGTGCTGCTCGAGGCGGCGCGCGTCCAGCTCGGCCGCATCACGCTGACCAGCCGGGCGTTCCACAACGACCAGCTCGGCCCGTTCGTCACCGAGCTCGCCGCCCTCGCCCGCAAAGACATGGTGCTGCCGATGAACACCGGCGCCGAGGCTGTCGAATCCGGCATCAAGGTGGCCCGCGCCTGGGGCTATCGCGTGAAGGGCGTGGCCCCGGATGCCGCCACCATCATCGTGATGGCCGGCAACTTCCACGGCCGCACCACCACGATCGTCAGCTTCAGCGACGACGAGGAGGCCCGCGCCGACTTCGGCCCGTTCACGCCCGGATTCCGCACCGTGCCCTACGGTGACGCCGCCGCGCTCGAGGCTGCCATCGACGAGACCACCGTCGCCGTGCTGCTCGAGCCGATCCAGGGAGAGGCCGGCATCATCGTGCCGCCGGCCGGGTTCCTGCCCGCCGTGCGCGAGATCACCAGCAGGCACAACGTGCTGTTCATTGCCGACGAGATCCAGTCCGGTCTCGGCCGCACCGGGGCCACCTTCGCCTGCGACCTGGTCGACGTGGTGCCCGACCTCTACCTGCTGGGCAAGGCGCTCGGCGGCGGCATCGTGCCCGTCTCGGCCGTCGTCGGCAACAGCGACATCCTCGGTGTGCTGCAGCCCGGCCAACACGGCTCGACCTTCGGCGGCAACCCGCTCGCGGCCGCCGTCGGCCTCGCCGTGGTGCGGCTGCTCGCCAGCGGTGAGATGCAGGAGCGCGCCAGCGTGCTCGGCGACCGGCTGCAGGCTGGCCTGCACGGACTCGTCGGGCACGGTGTCCTGGCCGTGCGCGGCGCGGGCCTCTGGGCCGGCATCGACATTGACCCGGCCCTGGCCAGTGGCCGTGTCGTGTGCGAGGCGCTGATGGAGCGCGGCGTGCTCGCCAAAGACACCCACGGGTCCACGATCCGGCTCGCGCCGCCGATCGTGGTGACGGCCGACGACCTCGACTGGGCGGTTGAGCAGCTGCGCGCCGTGCTGGAGGAGCTCGCCGGCTAG
- a CDS encoding peptide MFS transporter, whose amino-acid sequence MSSNQEGVATPGPAAQPANTGSDDRRFFGQPRALATLFGVEMWERFSFYGMQGILLIYLYFSATQGGLGMPQATAAGIVGAYGGAVYLSTILGAWLADRLFGSERVLFVAAVVIMFGHLSLALLPGFSGVIVGLIMIAIGSGGLKANATSVVGTLYAEGDPRRDAGFSLFYLGINLGAFFGALLTGLLQSTVGFHWGFGLAAIGMAIGLTQYAFGRKRLPAAAHTVANPLPAKRRPLVIGIAVAAVLLVLALIFAGLIRAENLAALVIGLTIASTIAYFAVILSSRKITKTERSRVFGFIPLFIASVAFWSLYQQQFTVLTIYSDKQLNRSILGWEMPISWVQSINPVFIIILSGVFAAIWTKMGTRQPSTPVKFALGTAIMGVGFLLFLPFAGGAANSTPLLAIIGILLVFTIAELLLSPVGLSVATKLAPKAFHTQMVALFFLSVALGTAISGQLAGLYQPETEAAYFGILGGIAIVLGILLALLTKPVLKLMAGVR is encoded by the coding sequence ATGAGTAGTAATCAGGAGGGCGTCGCAACGCCCGGTCCCGCCGCGCAGCCGGCGAACACAGGGTCAGACGACCGACGGTTCTTCGGCCAACCGCGGGCCCTCGCCACCCTGTTCGGTGTCGAGATGTGGGAGCGCTTCAGCTTCTACGGCATGCAGGGCATTCTGCTCATCTACCTGTACTTCTCGGCGACACAGGGCGGCCTGGGGATGCCGCAGGCGACAGCGGCCGGCATCGTCGGCGCCTACGGCGGCGCCGTCTACCTCTCCACGATCCTTGGCGCCTGGCTCGCGGACCGGCTGTTCGGCTCGGAGCGGGTGCTCTTCGTCGCCGCTGTCGTGATCATGTTCGGCCACTTGTCGCTCGCGCTGCTGCCCGGGTTCTCCGGCGTCATCGTCGGTCTGATCATGATCGCCATCGGCTCCGGTGGCCTGAAGGCCAACGCGACGAGTGTCGTCGGCACGCTCTACGCAGAGGGCGACCCGCGTCGCGACGCCGGCTTCTCGCTGTTCTACCTCGGCATCAACCTGGGCGCCTTCTTCGGTGCGCTGCTCACCGGGTTGCTGCAGAGCACGGTCGGCTTCCACTGGGGCTTCGGCCTGGCCGCCATCGGCATGGCGATCGGACTCACCCAGTACGCCTTCGGCCGCAAGCGCCTGCCCGCCGCCGCGCACACCGTGGCGAACCCGCTGCCGGCCAAGCGCCGCCCGCTCGTCATCGGAATCGCCGTGGCCGCCGTGCTGCTGGTGCTGGCGCTGATCTTCGCCGGCCTGATCCGGGCCGAGAATCTGGCCGCCCTGGTGATCGGCCTGACGATCGCGTCGACGATCGCGTACTTCGCCGTCATCCTCTCCAGCCGCAAGATCACCAAGACGGAGCGCTCGCGGGTGTTCGGCTTCATCCCGCTGTTCATCGCCAGCGTTGCGTTCTGGTCGCTGTACCAGCAGCAGTTCACGGTGCTCACGATCTACTCCGACAAGCAGCTGAACCGCAGCATCCTCGGCTGGGAGATGCCCATCTCCTGGGTGCAGTCGATCAACCCGGTGTTCATCATCATCCTCTCCGGCGTGTTCGCGGCGATCTGGACGAAGATGGGCACCCGGCAGCCCTCCACCCCGGTCAAGTTTGCGCTCGGCACCGCGATCATGGGCGTCGGCTTCCTGCTGTTCCTGCCGTTCGCCGGCGGGGCGGCCAACAGCACGCCGCTGCTGGCGATAATCGGCATCCTGCTCGTCTTCACCATCGCCGAGCTGCTGCTCTCGCCGGTCGGGCTCTCGGTGGCCACGAAGCTCGCCCCGAAGGCCTTCCACACCCAGATGGTCGCGCTGTTCTTCCTCTCCGTCGCCCTGGGCACGGCGATCTCCGGCCAGCTCGCCGGGCTCTACCAGCCCGAGACCGAGGCGGCCTACTTCGGGATCCTCGGTGGCATCGCGATCGTGCTCGGCATCCTGCTCGCCCTGCTGACGAAGCCCGTGCTGAAGCTCATGGCCGGGGTGCGCTAG
- a CDS encoding carboxylesterase/lipase family protein: MTEQTVFDTTVAPEVRTAAGVVRGLWRSPRGGHGLPSAAFHGIPFAEAPVGPLRFAAPVPHAPWEGVRDAIEMGPTPQRQTLAEITLIPEPSIEGDSTLNVNVFTPTPASAASAGLPVMVYIHGGGYTAGSPASPWYDGASFNRDGVVTVSISYRLGFDGFGCIDDAPDNRGVLDWLLALEWVQQNIAAFGGDPERVTISGQSAGGGAVLTLLGMEAAQHLFTGVYCISGAVGDVQRPRAQQLARRLAELAGVPATREGFASLSEERILELQQKAQEPADGPGKPLEMLGRMIAEGLALGPMIDGELVQRATLESFKLGVGADKPLVLGATDDEFSMALDEAKGKLRFIPKSFMLGKAGLAKAKRKAYFAANPDVARRDTAGAVGRYMTDAMFRTAVLKVTDAREAGAAAAAKSGATASAPTWVYRFSWASPVYKYAMHCLDVPFFFDCLDSVKIDAVAGANPPQALADELHAEAVAFVSTGVAPWPKYTDNARATRVFDVPSSVIADGYGGVRPLLGAAA; this comes from the coding sequence ATGACAGAGCAGACCGTTTTCGACACCACCGTCGCCCCCGAGGTGCGCACGGCGGCCGGCGTGGTGCGCGGCCTCTGGCGCTCCCCGCGCGGCGGGCACGGCCTGCCCTCCGCCGCCTTCCACGGCATCCCCTTCGCCGAGGCCCCCGTCGGCCCGCTGCGCTTCGCCGCCCCCGTGCCGCACGCGCCCTGGGAGGGTGTGCGCGACGCCATCGAGATGGGCCCGACCCCGCAGCGTCAGACCCTCGCCGAGATCACGCTGATCCCCGAGCCGTCGATCGAGGGTGACTCGACCCTGAACGTCAACGTCTTCACGCCGACTCCGGCCTCCGCGGCATCCGCCGGCCTGCCGGTGATGGTCTACATCCACGGCGGCGGCTACACCGCCGGCTCGCCGGCCAGCCCCTGGTACGACGGCGCCTCATTCAACCGTGACGGCGTTGTGACGGTGTCGATCTCGTACCGACTCGGCTTCGACGGCTTCGGCTGCATCGACGACGCCCCAGACAACCGCGGCGTGCTGGACTGGCTGCTCGCGCTGGAGTGGGTGCAGCAGAACATCGCCGCGTTCGGCGGCGACCCCGAGCGCGTCACGATCTCTGGCCAGTCCGCCGGCGGCGGCGCCGTGCTCACCCTGCTCGGCATGGAGGCCGCCCAGCACCTGTTCACCGGCGTCTACTGCATCTCGGGTGCCGTCGGCGACGTGCAGCGCCCCCGCGCCCAGCAGCTGGCCCGCCGCCTGGCCGAGCTCGCCGGCGTGCCGGCGACCCGCGAGGGCTTCGCCAGCCTCAGCGAGGAGCGCATCCTCGAACTGCAGCAGAAGGCGCAGGAGCCGGCCGATGGCCCGGGCAAGCCGCTCGAGATGCTGGGCCGGATGATCGCTGAGGGCCTCGCGCTCGGCCCCATGATCGACGGGGAGCTCGTTCAGCGCGCAACCCTGGAGTCGTTCAAGCTCGGCGTCGGCGCCGACAAGCCGCTGGTGCTCGGCGCCACCGACGACGAGTTCTCGATGGCGCTCGACGAGGCCAAGGGCAAGCTGCGGTTCATCCCGAAGAGCTTCATGCTCGGCAAGGCGGGGCTGGCCAAGGCCAAGCGCAAGGCCTACTTTGCCGCCAACCCGGATGTCGCCAGGCGCGACACCGCGGGAGCCGTCGGGCGCTACATGACCGACGCGATGTTCCGCACCGCCGTGCTCAAGGTCACCGACGCGCGCGAAGCCGGCGCTGCCGCTGCCGCGAAGTCGGGCGCCACGGCATCCGCCCCCACCTGGGTGTACCGCTTCTCGTGGGCATCGCCCGTGTACAAGTACGCCATGCACTGCCTCGACGTGCCGTTCTTCTTCGACTGCCTCGACAGCGTGAAGATCGACGCCGTCGCCGGAGCCAACCCGCCGCAGGCGCTGGCCGACGAGCTGCACGCGGAGGCCGTCGCCTTCGTGAGCACCGGCGTCGCGCCGTGGCCGAAGTACACCGACAACGCCAGGGCCACCCGCGTCTTCGACGTGCCGTCCTCGGTCATCGCCGACGGCTACGGAGGGGTGCGCCCGCTGCTCGGCGCTGCCGCCTAG
- a CDS encoding TetR/AcrR family transcriptional regulator gives MHTPDDGHAAQGPDGANTQARGAYAAGRARKAVIVQTATELFGSTGFHSVSMLDVAAACGISRAGLLHHFPSKELLLTAVLAERDAADETVFRWSHSDDADGRPWLARLVDLVAFNATRPELIRLFAVLSAEATAPQHPAHDYFVERYQGTRRGGRDAFGRAQLAGVLAADADPELLAIELIALMDGLQVQWLLDPERVDMAATIRRWLASVLTAPLPASTTTSPPSPSEQTTP, from the coding sequence ATGCACACACCGGATGACGGCCACGCTGCCCAGGGGCCAGATGGCGCGAACACGCAGGCGCGGGGCGCATATGCCGCCGGACGCGCCCGCAAGGCGGTCATCGTGCAGACCGCGACCGAGCTCTTCGGCAGCACCGGCTTCCACTCCGTCTCGATGCTCGACGTCGCCGCGGCCTGCGGCATCTCCCGCGCCGGACTGCTGCACCACTTCCCGAGCAAGGAGCTGTTGCTCACGGCCGTCCTGGCCGAGCGGGATGCGGCCGACGAGACCGTGTTCCGCTGGAGCCACTCGGATGACGCAGACGGCCGCCCCTGGCTGGCCCGGCTGGTCGACCTCGTCGCGTTCAACGCCACCCGCCCCGAGCTGATCCGCCTCTTCGCGGTACTCTCGGCCGAGGCGACGGCCCCGCAGCATCCGGCCCACGACTACTTCGTCGAGCGCTACCAGGGCACCAGGCGCGGGGGCCGCGACGCCTTCGGCCGCGCACAGCTGGCCGGGGTGCTCGCCGCCGACGCAGACCCCGAGCTGCTCGCCATCGAGCTGATCGCCCTGATGGACGGCCTGCAGGTGCAGTGGCTGCTCGACCCCGAGCGCGTCGACATGGCGGCCACCATCCGCCGCTGGCTGGCCAGCGTGCTGACCGCACCGCTCCCCGCGTCCACGACCACATCCCCGCCATCACCCTCGGAGCAGACGACACCATGA
- a CDS encoding phosphoribosylanthranilate isomerase → MFVKICGLREPATLAAAVQAGADAVGFVFAPGSPRTVDAGTVRQLLTAVPAPVQTVGVFRRQPIDEVLATATAAGVSTVQLHGGEPVTELDRLKTAGFDTIRALSLDEYLRELDRDPAGLRRHRLLLDAPVPGAGEPFDTTALRAHPPQGDWLLAGGLTPGNVSELLAGLGGATPGVDVSSGVESTRGVKDAALIEAFVAAARAL, encoded by the coding sequence ATGTTTGTGAAGATCTGTGGCCTGCGTGAGCCCGCGACCCTGGCCGCCGCCGTGCAGGCGGGGGCGGATGCCGTCGGCTTCGTGTTCGCCCCAGGCAGCCCGCGCACGGTCGACGCCGGCACGGTGCGACAGCTGCTCACGGCCGTGCCGGCCCCGGTGCAGACGGTGGGCGTCTTCCGCCGGCAACCGATCGACGAGGTGCTGGCAACGGCCACCGCGGCCGGCGTGAGCACCGTGCAACTGCACGGCGGCGAGCCGGTGACCGAGCTCGACCGGCTGAAGACGGCCGGCTTCGACACGATCCGGGCGCTCTCACTCGACGAGTACCTGCGCGAGCTGGACCGCGACCCGGCTGGCCTCCGTCGCCACCGGCTGCTGCTGGACGCCCCCGTTCCGGGAGCCGGCGAGCCCTTCGACACCACGGCGCTGCGCGCGCACCCGCCGCAGGGCGACTGGCTCCTGGCCGGCGGGCTCACCCCCGGCAACGTCAGTGAGCTACTCGCCGGGCTCGGGGGCGCGACGCCGGGCGTCGACGTCTCCAGCGGGGTCGAGAGCACCCGCGGGGTCAAGGATGCCGCGCTGATCGAGGCGTTCGTGGCGGCGGCTCGCGCGCTCTAG
- a CDS encoding sugar phosphate isomerase/epimerase family protein codes for MTTPELSVQLYTVKDQLDADLDGTLGRLAGMGLRLVEAFDFVRRPDELAEAFAKHGLTSPTGHATLLSDEIRLGDLVYPVDSHETIFAAAKTLGVETVIDAFIPLERWQTEEGVADIATRLNAAARSAAEHGLRVGYHNHSQEFVASFGGRSAFEHFAEQLDPEVVLEVDLFWAATAGQDVPALLSRLGERVVAVHAKDGIPGVNPFTPGAAEFDPTMLDQRAAGQGEVPILAALAAAPSVRYAILEFDAYKGDIFEGIETGVKFFAENGIR; via the coding sequence ATGACAACACCGGAACTCTCCGTCCAGCTGTACACGGTCAAAGACCAGCTTGATGCTGACCTCGACGGAACTCTGGGCCGTCTGGCCGGCATGGGCCTGCGCCTCGTCGAGGCCTTCGACTTCGTGCGCCGCCCCGACGAACTGGCTGAGGCCTTCGCCAAGCATGGGCTCACCTCGCCGACCGGGCACGCCACGCTGCTCTCGGACGAGATCCGCCTGGGTGACCTCGTCTACCCGGTCGACAGCCACGAGACGATCTTTGCCGCGGCGAAGACGCTCGGTGTCGAGACCGTCATCGACGCCTTCATCCCGCTGGAACGCTGGCAGACCGAGGAGGGCGTTGCCGACATCGCCACCCGTCTGAACGCGGCAGCCCGCAGCGCGGCCGAGCACGGCCTGCGCGTCGGCTACCACAACCACTCGCAGGAGTTCGTGGCCAGCTTCGGCGGCCGCTCGGCCTTTGAACACTTCGCCGAGCAGCTCGACCCCGAGGTCGTTCTCGAGGTCGACCTGTTCTGGGCCGCGACCGCCGGCCAGGACGTGCCCGCGCTGCTCTCCCGCCTCGGCGAGCGAGTCGTCGCCGTGCACGCCAAGGACGGCATCCCGGGCGTGAACCCCTTCACCCCCGGTGCTGCCGAGTTCGACCCGACGATGCTGGACCAGCGTGCCGCCGGCCAGGGAGAGGTTCCGATCCTCGCCGCCCTCGCCGCTGCGCCGTCCGTGCGCTACGCCATCCTCGAGTTCGACGCATACAAGGGCGACATCTTCGAGGGCATCGAGACCGGCGTGAAGTTCTTCGCCGAGAACGGCATCCGCTAA